The nucleotide sequence TCTGtgataaagtgggatttattcctggtttgcaagggtggttcaatattcacaaatcaatcaatgtgatacaccacattaataaaagaaaggataaaagccctcaataaagtaggtttagagagaatatacctcaacataataaaggccatttacaaaaaccccacagctaatatcctcctcaatggggaaaacctgagctTCTCCTCtttggtcaggaacaagacagggatgtccactctcaccacagttatttaacatagtactggaagtcctagccacagcaatcagacaacaaaatgaaataaaaggcatccaaattgtcaaggaagaagtcaaaccttcactatttgcagataacttaatactctatatagaaaaccccaaagactccaccagaaaactgctagaactgatatacaaattcagtaaagtcacagaatacaaaaacaaCATACAGAAATGTGCTACACTtatatacaccaataatgaaggaatagaaagagaaattaaggaatcaaccccatttataactgcactgaaaaccgtaagatacctgcAAATAAACCTAATGAAAGAGGTAATTACGTATCTCCAAGCCCCaacatcagtattttatagtgtgGTGAGAATATGAAGCTTCAATTTTTAATACTTTAGcttgttgtatttttaaattttctacaatgcACAAGTACTGcttctttaataaaatgttttaaaaattttcaaaggaGGCAAAGATTCATGAAATTGTATTTCCCTTGATAGATAAATTAAAACAACTGCTAGATCTAGAAACAAGGAAGTCACTGGTGTCCTTGACAAGATCCATTTTGCTGGAGGAGGGTAAGAAACACCTATGTATAGTTTGGCAGTTCCACAAAACGTTAAACAGAGTTAGGatatgacccaacaattacaCTTCTAAGTATACACTCACAGGTCCACATAAAAATTTATACCCAAacattcatagcaacattatatCCTAGAagtgtaaacaacccaaatgtccataacagatgaatggaaaacaaagtatggtatattcatacaatggaatattattcagcaatttaaaaaaagaagtactatTACATGCTACAGCACCAataagccttgaaaacattaaactaagcgaaagaagccaatcacataAGAAAACATACTGAATAATTCCTACTAtgcttatgaattttttttaaaagattttattcatttgacagagagagacatagcgagagaggggacacaagcagggggagtgggagaggagggagcccaatgcagggctcgatcccaggaccctgggatcatgacctgagccaaaggcagacgcttaacgacttaacgactgagccacccaggcgccctgcttatGAATTTCCACAAGTCCCTAGAGACATAAACTATATtaatggttgcctagggctggggggtggagggtcTGGGGAGCGACagctaatgggtatgaggttcTTTGGGAAGTGATGAAAATGTACTAAAATTAGGTCATGttaatggttgcacaattctatgaataaaaaccactgaattgtacacttttaaaGGGTAAATTCATGGTAAGTGaattacctcaataaaactgttattactagaaaaaaataaaaggcacgaGAATTTAGTTGATCAGTCTGCATTTGCTCTATACTCCCTTCTCAATGTGTATAGGTTTTATGTGACCTTACTTCTggagatttgtctttttctttctttttttcttttttttttttggtaaacttttccttcttcccattaATCCCTATCCCCACACAACTCCCAAACTTTCTGAATCAAACATAATTAGACAGAAAAATGTTTGCCTCCACTAAGAAAaggtatattttacaattttaaaaagtattaaatgtGGCCATTGTTCAGATTTACTTTTCACACAgttacatatgtacatatttcaAAAAAGGAGGAGTAcgagaagaaaaagaggaggaggaggaggatcaAGAAGAGAAAGTATTTACCTAGGAATAATAACATACCACTTTAAGCAACCAATACATTATATAGCCTGGATTCTAAAACCCATTTGGGATTATATAAAACTACTTTGTAAAAGCCACAAGTGTCCCTCACTCTGagaaatgtttgaatttttaaataatactgctagaatacatttttttcatgaaataacaaaaatttacaaCAATGGTATCATGGATACAGACTGAGTACATTTATAAGCCCATCGGCAAGGCTAAATTTAGAGCTGACTTCCTCCCTTGCATTGTATAATTTCAGTAGTATACAATAATTATCTACTGTTGGAATAACACCTGAGCAGTTCAGCTAAAGatgcaaacaataaaaaaaaaaaaaaaaacccttgcaCAAATACTCAAACTTTGGgaattctaattaaaataatagaaaaatagaaaatttttccttccaaaaaaaGGTATCTAGACAAAGATTTAGATACCCCATGTAGATTATTCACAAGTCACGTGTGAAATCAACCTTTTTTGCAGTCCTTAAACAAAATTTAATCATTAACTGatggaaaaacaattttcttattCAGACACTTTCAGAATGCATCTATAATTAACTTAAtgcaaaagtatataaaaaaacaGCTATTTCACTGCAGTCTTTAAGTATagcaacattttattatttttggtgcatctTCTTACGCATTTCTTCAAgagctgcttctttctctctcagcacCTGCTTAagtcttcttattttttcatctcGAATGGTTTCTTCTAACTCTGGTGGCGTCATGGGGAAAATATCTtcagtataatttttattaaaagaatgacTTTGTTCAAAAGCTGCATTTGAACTCAATGTGCCTTTTTCCTGGTTCTCAGGGGTATAGTGTTCAACctcagttctcttttcttctctggtttTGTTGCGGCTTGTGAGAATGTTATGGCATGGTACATCTGAAGTTGGTAAAATACTGTTGACGAGTTGGGAATTGTTGACATTAGTTCCTCCATTTATAGCTGTGTTATAAAcactctcagtttttctcttctttgtgtgATCCATCTTCTTAAcggtttttgcttttcttttcttatcaaaACCCTGTTGTTATGTTGAGTaagattccaaaagaaaaataaattattgccaCATAGACAGTGTGCTCTCAAATTTAACAGGATCCTGCAGGTAACAGATACTTACTAAATTCAACTCAACAAAATATACTGAGAACTACAGCAAAAAATTGTTTAGCACTGTACAGTACAAAAATGAATAGCAATGTCCTAATGATATTCACAGAGAAGAAATTGCTTAATTCACATTTTCTTGCTTAAGTATTAGATATATTGATCTATCACCAAAACATAACAGCCATTTGTAAAGAACTTGAGAAAAATAATTGACTTAATTTTGTGCTTCCTTTCCCACAGTAAGCACATATGGAAGATTTTCATTGGGAAAGGTTCACTGGTGTCTGATCTAAAGTTCAGGATATTAAGCagtataatgatatatttttaagtagaataCCAATAGGCAAAGTTGTAGGGATTTTTCATCATGATCGACCAAGTAGAgttcttaaaatgtattaaggtaatactgcaatgaacatctaCATGCTTATATTTTCCCTACACCtggataatttaattttattaatttttttaagttcaattagccaacatatagtacatcattagtttttggtgtagtgttcaattattcattagttgtgtttaacacccagtgctcatcagatcatgCTGGATTATTTTAGATAGGGTCTTCAAAGTAGGATAAGTAGTTTAAAAAGTTATGGGcattgtcttataattttttgatgaaaaaaataaacaggtgaatAGAAACAATACAACAACTTTAACTGGGGATGTATTTTTACCTTTGTATATATGGTTCTCTTTAACACTGATTtggtataatatatacaaatatgcaaATTTGATAACAACTATCATTCATATTAACGTACagactaaaaaaacaaatcaagaaaatgcATTCATGAACCTTTGGAGTAACTACAAAGGACACCAAAAATCTAttacctgttttttcttttcttccttcactaTCAACTCAGTCTCTTTGTAAGTATTACTCTTCACCAAACTCCTAAAGGAATCAAAACCTTCTCCAGAGCCCAAATGATCAGGAATCCGAGTAAGACACACTCTCAAATCTTTAGTGAGaccaaatatctttttaaattctgcatCACTCTTCACATATGATGCCTTATTGCTTCCTCCTTTGGAATGgttcttatcatttctttcttgagtAACTTTTTCTAATGTTGATGCCATCTCATTCTGGATCTggaattaggaaaacaaaacacacaaacaataCTGCTAATTACTTAAGCTATTTTATCAGACTAGCAACTAAGTGTTCATTTCATCTTACTTAAAACATCATGCTCTAAAGTCCTAAATGGTTGGTTTGCATTACCCTTGCCTTACCACCCACActtgaaaaaatgaatttaactGAGTACAAACTTAAAActgttcctttaaaatttctcatttatttggcTTTCTTGCACTGGAAAGGTTAACAGATAGTTGATTCTCAAACTGAAATAAGAATACAGACTAATGACaagttaaaaataatctaaaacatTAGTTGGAAATTGTAGTCTTCTGGAAAAGTCTTATGCCTTTAATCAATCTTATACTTCAGGATTTACCACCTTACATATCTAGAATTCAATGAATTCTGTACTGAAGGGGAGAAACACTGACATTATTAAGTAGATCTCTACATAAGGAAAGAGTGGGCACAAATACTTAGCACAGACACACATATCTTAAGTAGAACAGAAAGGTAACTATGTGGATATGCTGAAGAATTGAAGAGTCAgaaagggttttaaaaaaaaagggcaacttgtctactaaaaaaaaaaagatgttgataAATCCTATTTCCACAAACGACTGAAAGGTACTGATCAGCCCCATTCTACCCCTTCTACCATCTACCTAAAAAAAATTGCCAGTATTTCCCTACcatcacaaaacaaacaaaaaacccagctcTCCTAGATGCATATTGATCTTTCCATATACTAACATTAATCtagtaaatatatgtatgtacatatgtatatatctgtgtatacatgtatatatatatacacacacagaattttaCCAAACTGTGAATTCACATCATCTTTCACCAACTCTTCTAAACCTTGTTGctgagttttttgtttgattttgttttaaagatttggcATGCcaaatgatttaagaaaacaCTCTATTATCCTCCTCAAACATTTCCTTCAGATGAAAGCTTTGACTTAATTAAGCATTCATGTGTGTATGGTATTTGTGTGATGGAGTGGAGGATGGGAAAGGAGCGGGGAAAAGGTATCATAGGTAACTAACTTTgagaattaagaaagaaaaattttctatatagatagataaaaagaACACCCTGACATGGGAAAATTACCTTTGGTTCTTGGTCTCTGAAAACACACTGTTGTGAAGTAAAAGTTGTTGCATCAACAGAGGAACTTATTTTCTCTATGCTCTGGATGATATTTCCTTTTCTGGGGGCATTTTGTACTGCACTAAGTCCATCTGGAAAGTCTGGCTTTGTGAATGGAGTCTTACTCTGTTTTAAGTAGTTAATGGATTGATTCATATTATGTGGGTTTGGGGTAGAAAGAGATGGTTTCTCcacttttttattcttctctgccCTTAGATTGATCATGGAAGCAGGCTGAGTATTTGAAAGTGATTTTGTCTCCATCTGGTAAGATTTACTTTTAGCCAAAACAATATTTACAACCTCTCTGGATATTTCTGTGACTGGACTTGAACTCACTATTTGTGATGTATCTTTTCTTGGTGGAATATCAGGAGAAACAGAATTCTGTTGGTCAATTTGTGATGGCAAAACATCTGTCCCCTTTTTAGCCAATAGATAGACTTTCCCATTAAACATAACCAAGGCATTATCTTTAATAGGCATACTTTTGGATTGTGTCCCACTAGGACTGACAGTACTCAATGATGGCATATTTATAGTATTATCTCCCAAACTTTTCCTAtctacaaaagtttttaaaatctttgaagCCACATTATTTGAAGACTTAACAGGAACAAGAGATGGAGTGCAAGGCTgtagattttcttgaaaaatCCATTTCACAGGAGCAGCTTGAGAATGCTGACCACCTTTTAATTGTGTCTCTTTAGCAACATTCATTGGAATTTGTGTGGTATTTAGTATCACTGGCTTTGCTATTTCTGTAACAGGTTTTGGGTAAATGTTTTGAAAGTTCTTGGTAACTACATTTTTCACTGTATTTACAGGAGATACGTAAATAACGGTTGGTATTTGGGAAGCCTCAAC is from Zalophus californianus isolate mZalCal1 chromosome 4, mZalCal1.pri.v2, whole genome shotgun sequence and encodes:
- the LRIF1 gene encoding ligand-dependent nuclear receptor-interacting factor 1 isoform X2, with the translated sequence MYQVVQTIGSDGKNLLQLLPIPNSSGNLIPLVQSSVMSDALKGNTGSPVQVTFQTQISSSSTSASVQLPIFQPASSSNYFLTRTVDTAEKVRVTSVGTEHFTSSVSKVQSHGVKIDGLTMQTFAVSPSSTQNDSPYILVNTQSLPMTVKSPVLPSGHHLQIPAHAEVKSVPASSLPPSVQQKILATATTSTSGTVEASQIPTVIYVSPVNTVKNVVTKNFQNIYPKPVTEIAKPVILNTTQIPMNVAKETQLKGGQHSQAAPVKWIFQENLQPCTPSLVPVKSSNNVASKILKTFVDRKSLGDNTINMPSLSTVSPSGTQSKSMPIKDNALVMFNGKVYLLAKKGTDVLPSQIDQQNSVSPDIPPRKDTSQIVSSSPVTEISREVVNIVLAKSKSYQMETKSLSNTQPASMINLRAEKNKKVEKPSLSTPNPHNMNQSINYLKQSKTPFTKPDFPDGLSAVQNAPRKGNIIQSIEKISSSVDATTFTSQQCVFRDQEPKIQNEMASTLEKVTQERNDKNHSKGGSNKASYVKSDAEFKKIFGLTKDLRVCLTRIPDHLGSGEGFDSFRSLVKSNTYKETELIVKEEKKKQGFDKKRKAKTVKKMDHTKKRKTESVYNTAINGGTNVNNSQLVNSILPTSDVPCHNILTSRNKTREEKRTEVEHYTPENQEKGTLSSNAAFEQSHSFNKNYTEDIFPMTPPELEETIRDEKIRRLKQVLREKEAALEEMRKKMHQK
- the LRIF1 gene encoding ligand-dependent nuclear receptor-interacting factor 1 isoform X3, with product MASTLEKVTQERNDKNHSKGGSNKASYVKSDAEFKKIFGLTKDLRVCLTRIPDHLGSGEGFDSFRSLVKSNTYKETELIVKEEKKKQGFDKKRKAKTVKKMDHTKKRKTESVYNTAINGGTNVNNSQLVNSILPTSDVPCHNILTSRNKTREEKRTEVEHYTPENQEKGTLSSNAAFEQSHSFNKNYTEDIFPMTPPELEETIRDEKIRRLKQVLREKEAALEEMRKKMHQK
- the LRIF1 gene encoding ligand-dependent nuclear receptor-interacting factor 1 isoform X1 — encoded protein: MSNNLQRVFLKPAEEKSGNASQCVSGCMYQVVQTIGSDGKNLLQLLPIPNSSGNLIPLVQSSVMSDALKGNTGSPVQVTFQTQISSSSTSASVQLPIFQPASSSNYFLTRTVDTAEKVRVTSVGTEHFTSSVSKVQSHGVKIDGLTMQTFAVSPSSTQNDSPYILVNTQSLPMTVKSPVLPSGHHLQIPAHAEVKSVPASSLPPSVQQKILATATTSTSGTVEASQIPTVIYVSPVNTVKNVVTKNFQNIYPKPVTEIAKPVILNTTQIPMNVAKETQLKGGQHSQAAPVKWIFQENLQPCTPSLVPVKSSNNVASKILKTFVDRKSLGDNTINMPSLSTVSPSGTQSKSMPIKDNALVMFNGKVYLLAKKGTDVLPSQIDQQNSVSPDIPPRKDTSQIVSSSPVTEISREVVNIVLAKSKSYQMETKSLSNTQPASMINLRAEKNKKVEKPSLSTPNPHNMNQSINYLKQSKTPFTKPDFPDGLSAVQNAPRKGNIIQSIEKISSSVDATTFTSQQCVFRDQEPKIQNEMASTLEKVTQERNDKNHSKGGSNKASYVKSDAEFKKIFGLTKDLRVCLTRIPDHLGSGEGFDSFRSLVKSNTYKETELIVKEEKKKQGFDKKRKAKTVKKMDHTKKRKTESVYNTAINGGTNVNNSQLVNSILPTSDVPCHNILTSRNKTREEKRTEVEHYTPENQEKGTLSSNAAFEQSHSFNKNYTEDIFPMTPPELEETIRDEKIRRLKQVLREKEAALEEMRKKMHQK